One genomic window of Candidatus Baltobacteraceae bacterium includes the following:
- the pbpC gene encoding penicillin-binding protein 1C: MKLFVRVVPFIAVVAAAATLLGVYLWGVDVSTLARGRDAVTFTDRTGAPLGTILASDSSHAVFVPLSRVSPAFVDAIVAAEDARFYRHGAVDVPALIRAARELIVYGEPRSGGSTIAMQLARLLQPSGKLAQIVDAERIAVRSSKTAILEAYVNRVPMGGNLYGVEAAARTYFGEPASDLDVAQASLLAAIPNDPGRLSPDTGWKALRARQHYVLGRMAALGDISPAQASRALGETLHVRRHDAGIADAAHALFYLYSRVPPGSGRVRTTLDRALQRFVQAQTRDVAGALDAYHVNDAAALVVDNATGAVLAYVGSPDYFSDEILGRNDGVQALRQPGSSLKPFTYEAALENGTIRSTTILPDVPSTYAIPGGKLYQPADYSGRFSGPVRVRYALANSLNVPAVHVLSSLGVDVLLDRLHALHFEHLDHPASYYGLGLTLGSGEVTLWELVQAYATMARSGSYVPLHLTGNAAPARPVGTAATWALVGNMLADPHARVKAFGIHSVLEMPFWAAVKTGTSSDFRDTWTVGFSREYTVGVWVGNFDGSAMRGVSGVTGAGPLWNRIMLHLHENGDPPPYPPPPGYVRVRICATTGHAPLAGCRAVVEEWVLPRDVAFVRHAVPLTLTHEYDPWLAQHREIASRRVRIVFPHDGDVFERNAVTSPLQAREQRLALRAIAPSIGAVLWSANGVPLALDANGTAFLPVRLGTWTVRAYDGRSADTVTIHVVPAPRDDRPGFTSSAHLPY; this comes from the coding sequence GTGAAACTCTTTGTGCGCGTCGTACCTTTTATCGCGGTCGTCGCAGCGGCCGCGACGCTCCTGGGCGTCTATCTCTGGGGCGTGGACGTCTCGACGCTTGCGCGAGGCCGCGATGCCGTCACCTTTACCGATCGAACCGGCGCACCGCTGGGGACGATTTTAGCTTCGGACTCGTCGCACGCCGTCTTCGTCCCGCTCTCGCGCGTCTCGCCCGCATTCGTGGACGCCATCGTCGCTGCCGAGGACGCTCGTTTCTATCGACACGGAGCGGTCGACGTGCCGGCACTGATTCGCGCCGCGCGCGAGCTGATCGTGTACGGCGAACCGCGCAGCGGCGGCTCGACGATCGCGATGCAGCTCGCACGTCTACTCCAGCCGTCGGGGAAGCTGGCGCAAATCGTGGACGCCGAACGCATCGCGGTCCGCTCGAGCAAGACGGCAATCCTCGAAGCGTACGTCAACCGCGTTCCGATGGGCGGCAATCTCTACGGCGTCGAGGCCGCGGCGCGCACGTACTTCGGCGAGCCCGCATCCGACCTCGACGTCGCCCAGGCCTCACTGCTGGCCGCGATTCCCAACGACCCCGGCCGCCTATCACCCGACACCGGCTGGAAGGCGCTGCGGGCGCGACAGCACTACGTGCTCGGCCGAATGGCCGCACTCGGCGATATCTCGCCGGCGCAAGCGTCGCGCGCGCTTGGCGAAACGCTCCACGTGCGCCGCCACGACGCCGGAATTGCCGACGCGGCGCACGCGCTCTTCTATCTCTACTCGCGAGTGCCGCCGGGAAGCGGACGCGTGCGCACGACCCTCGACCGCGCGCTGCAGCGCTTCGTGCAGGCGCAGACGCGCGACGTGGCCGGCGCGCTCGACGCGTATCACGTCAACGATGCCGCGGCGCTCGTCGTCGACAATGCGACCGGTGCAGTGCTCGCGTACGTCGGATCTCCCGATTACTTCTCCGACGAAATTCTGGGACGCAACGACGGCGTGCAGGCACTGCGCCAGCCGGGCTCGTCGCTCAAACCGTTTACCTACGAGGCGGCGCTCGAAAACGGAACGATCCGTTCCACGACGATTCTGCCCGACGTGCCGTCAACGTACGCGATCCCGGGCGGCAAGCTCTACCAGCCGGCCGACTATAGCGGACGGTTCAGCGGCCCGGTGCGCGTTCGCTACGCGCTGGCGAACTCGCTCAACGTCCCCGCAGTACACGTCTTGTCGTCGCTCGGCGTCGACGTGCTGCTCGACCGGCTGCACGCGCTGCACTTCGAACATCTCGACCACCCGGCTTCGTATTACGGACTCGGCTTGACGTTAGGCAGCGGCGAGGTGACGCTCTGGGAACTGGTGCAGGCCTACGCGACGATGGCGCGGAGCGGTTCGTACGTTCCGCTGCATCTCACCGGGAACGCCGCGCCGGCGCGCCCCGTCGGCACTGCGGCGACGTGGGCGCTCGTCGGCAACATGCTTGCCGACCCGCACGCGCGCGTCAAAGCGTTCGGCATTCATTCGGTGCTCGAAATGCCGTTCTGGGCGGCGGTGAAAACCGGAACGTCGTCGGACTTTCGCGACACGTGGACGGTCGGGTTCTCGCGTGAGTACACCGTTGGCGTGTGGGTCGGAAACTTCGACGGTTCGGCGATGCGCGGCGTTTCCGGCGTCACCGGTGCCGGACCGCTGTGGAATCGCATCATGCTGCACCTGCACGAAAACGGCGATCCGCCGCCGTATCCGCCGCCGCCGGGGTACGTGCGCGTGAGAATCTGTGCGACGACGGGCCACGCGCCGCTGGCGGGTTGCCGCGCCGTCGTCGAGGAGTGGGTGCTTCCGCGCGATGTGGCGTTCGTGCGGCACGCGGTGCCGTTGACCTTGACTCACGAGTACGATCCCTGGCTCGCGCAGCATCGCGAGATCGCTTCGCGCCGCGTCCGCATCGTTTTTCCGCACGACGGCGACGTGTTCGAACGCAACGCCGTAACGTCACCGCTGCAGGCGCGCGAGCAGCGCCTCGCACTGCGCGCGATCGCTCCGTCGATCGGGGCCGTACTCTGGTCGGCAAACGGCGTGCCGCTCGCATTGGATGCGAACGGCACGGCGTTTCTTCCGGTTCGATTAGGGACGTGGACCGTACGCGCCTACGACGGACGCTCGGCCGACACCGTGACCATTCACGTGGTGCCGGCGCCGCGCGACGACCGTCCCGGTTTTACTTCGTCAGCGCATCTACCGTATTAG